The genomic DNA GCGAGAAAATGCAGGGCCAGAATGGTGATGGTATTTCTTCCGGCATAGACGAAAAAATTCTTTAACAATGATCCTGCCACAACGGCCTTCGCAATATACAGGTTCAGATAGATCCCGCACAAAGAGCAGGCAAGGTAAAAAGCCGGGGAAACGAACTGATGCCCGCCCGTATCGATGGTGCCGAACCGGGAGCTGACCGCAAGGACCATGAAACAGGCGAAGGCGTAAGCCGCGTTGAAATCAAAAGCGCTTTCGTATCGCTTGAAAAGATATCCGAAGTAGAACATCACGGTTACGACCATGGCGATGCTGAGCGGGCGCAGGACGAGGTTCTTTTCGGGATAAAAGAGGAACCCGAGACAGAACAGTCCGGCAATTGCCACTGCCAGCCAGAGTTCCTTGCGGCCAGGTTTGATCCTGTAGATGACATAGCTGACTGCCACGAACAGCATATTCACCAGGAAAAGCACCGGCAGGAACCAGAGCGGCGCCAGGATCTGCTCGATCTTCGCGAAGGACGCGATCTTCAGCAGGTTCAGAAGGTATTCCCGATTGGTGGATAAATAGGAGACCTTGTTGTAGACCGAATCCAGCCTTTCGGTGTAGATATTTACCTTGAATAAGAAATTATGGAGAAGACCGAAGAAAAGACCATAGGTGATGAATGGCACATAGAGAGACTTGATCCTCTTTTTCACGAGGGCAACCGGGTCCGGCGTGTAGCTGTCCTTGAAAAAAAAACCCGAAACGAAGAAAAAAAGCGCCATGTGGTACAAGGATACAAAGTTCGCAAATGGGCCTGAGGCGTGGCCGTACACTACGGCCATGATGCCCAGAGCCTTGGCTATATCGAGATACTCCGACCGTTCTGTCATTGCAGTTTCCTGCTCCACAGATGCTCCTTACCAGAAAACATAGTGACGGTACTTTATAACAAAAGATACGAGGCGAGTCAATACGAGATGCGGGTTGGATGGGTATGCTGGCGCGGACGTGTATCCTGTCTTCAGGCAACGCAAGGGGAAGAATAAGGGGGAACCGGGGCGACAAGCACGTCCTGTTTCAATGATTCCTGCTCATGTTCCGGGATGATCCTTGTCAGGGGCCTCTTCCTCGCTCTTCTTTTCATCTTCCTCGTCCTCGAGCATGCGGTACTTCGGGCCCTCCACATCGTCGTACTGCCCGCTCTTGACCGCCCAGAGGAAGAGCAGCCAGCCGGCGAGGCCGATGCATACCGTGAGAAAGATCAAAAG from Nitrospirota bacterium includes the following:
- a CDS encoding acyltransferase family protein; translation: MTERSEYLDIAKALGIMAVVYGHASGPFANFVSLYHMALFFFVSGFFFKDSYTPDPVALVKKRIKSLYVPFITYGLFFGLLHNFLFKVNIYTERLDSVYNKVSYLSTNREYLLNLLKIASFAKIEQILAPLWFLPVLFLVNMLFVAVSYVIYRIKPGRKELWLAVAIAGLFCLGFLFYPEKNLVLRPLSIAMVVTVMFYFGYLFKRYESAFDFNAAYAFACFMVLAVSSRFGTIDTGGHQFVSPAFYLACSLCGIYLNLYIAKAVVAGSLLKNFFVYAGRNTITILALHFLA
- the ccoS gene encoding cbb3-type cytochrome oxidase assembly protein CcoS; this translates as MYLLIFLTVCIGLAGWLLFLWAVKSGQYDDVEGPKYRMLEDEEDEKKSEEEAPDKDHPGT